The Anaeromyxobacter sp. Fw109-5 genomic interval CCACGCGCCAGGTCTCCCTGACGGCGACGGGCACGGCGCTCTACGACCGCGTCACGCCGCTGCTCCGCTCGGTGAAGGCCGCCCTCGGCGAGCTGCCGGAGCGCGAGGAGGCGCCGTCGGGGACGCTCAAGCTCACCGCGCCGGTCGACCTCGGCGTCCTGTTCCTGGCGGAGGTGCTGACGCGCTACACGGCGCGGTATCCGGCGGTGTCCGTGGACCTGCACCTCACCGGCCGGGTGGTGGACCTCGTGGCCGAGGGCTTCGACGTCGCGCTCCGCGCCGCCTCGAAGCTCGAGGACTCGTCGCTCATCGTGCGCCGGGCGGCCGCCGTCGTGTTCCAGCTCTACGCCTCGCCTCTCTACCTCTCCCGCCGTGGCACGCCGCGCACCGAGGACGAGCTCGACGCGCACGACTGGATCGTGTTCCGCGGTGGGCCTCAGAAGCTGCGGATCACCGGCCCCCGGCCCGTCCCGGCGCACCCGCCGCGCATCGTCTGCGACGACCTCCTCTTCGTCCGCGACGCCGTCCGGTCGGGCGCCGGGATCGGGCTGCTCCCGACCTTCGTGGCAGAGCCCGACGTCCTGGCGGGCACGCTCGTGCGGATCGTGCCCCGCTTCGAGCGGTCGGCCGGGAGCATGTACATCGTCACGCCCTCCGCGAAGCACGTCCCGCGCAAGGTGACCGCGTTCCGGGATCTCGTCCTGGAGATGCTGAAGACCCGGACCGGCGCGGGGGCGCCCGTCTGAGAAGGCCTGGCGCCCGCGAGGGAATTCGACTGCGCCTCCCGAAAATCCGAGGTGCGTCACCAGGGGAACCGCCGCACATCCGCGGGGCGCCGCTCACCGAGCGGCGCCTTTCAATACAGACGCTTCCGGGTCAACGGGTCCAGCTAAACCCTGGGTCCGCCTAGATCCGCCTGAGTCGTGGTCCCGTCAGGTCGACGTCGGGAGCGGGTCGCGGCAGGCCTGGTGTCCCGCGTGCACAAGCGCCCTCGCGCTGCACGCGGGATGAACCCGCACCGGGCTTTCCGAGCCCGTCCTCGCCGGGGCAGTCGACCCCGGAGAAGGGAACACGATGTACCGGATCAGGAACCTCGCGCTGGTCGCGACCCTCGCGGCCGCTCCGCTCTCCGCGAGCGCGTTCTCCTCGTACCTCTCGACGTTCAACTCGAAGTACGGGACCAGCGGCACGGCCCTCGACAGCTGCTCGGCCTGTCACGGCAGCGGCGGCACGGGCACCTTC includes:
- a CDS encoding LysR family transcriptional regulator; this translates as MDLNLLTLFEAVARTSSFSAAAKELGIPKSSASRGVARLEGELGAQLLFRTTRQVSLTATGTALYDRVTPLLRSVKAALGELPEREEAPSGTLKLTAPVDLGVLFLAEVLTRYTARYPAVSVDLHLTGRVVDLVAEGFDVALRAASKLEDSSLIVRRAAAVVFQLYASPLYLSRRGTPRTEDELDAHDWIVFRGGPQKLRITGPRPVPAHPPRIVCDDLLFVRDAVRSGAGIGLLPTFVAEPDVLAGTLVRIVPRFERSAGSMYIVTPSAKHVPRKVTAFRDLVLEMLKTRTGAGAPV